The Morganella morganii sequence GAACGATATTGCCCGGTTTCAGATCCTGCGCGAAGCCCGCATAAGTGACGGCAACACGCTCATTGTTACCGATGACAGATTTATCCGTGGTGAAGGTAAAGGTCTGACCCGCCACCAGCGCGACATCATTGCCGCCTTCCAGTTTAATGGTACGGATTTCAGGGCCTTTGGTATCCAGTAAAATGGCTGCTTTCTTACCGGTACGCGCACAGACAGCACGCAGATTTTTGATGCGCTGACCATGTTCTTCGTAATCGCCGTGGGAGAAGTTCAGACGCATAACATTCATGCCGGCATCTAACAGTGCTTCGAGTTTCTCTTCTGATTCGGTTTTAGGTCCGATAGTACAAACAATTTTGGTCTTTTTCATGACAGCCCATCTACAGTTATTGAGAGTAAATAGTGAACAACCGCCTGTATTCACACCGCATGAGTAAGAACAGGCAATTGTCGTGATCCCCGGTTATTAAAATTAGTCGTTTTTGTAAAAAAACAGATTCAGTATAGCGTGTTTTTTATCACGCCTCTCTGTTTCAGTGCTTGTAAATCAGCAAGCTGAATCCATTCAACAACTACGCAGGCATTATAGAGGGTTATTAGTGTGATTTGAATCATAAAATCAGAAATAAATTAACATTCTTGCGGTAACGCAAGAAAACAGCTGTATTGATACGCAGAAGTACAATGAAAACAGAAGAGGGTAACTGACTGAAAATCGGATGAACTGAAAAGGGAGGTAAAACGGAACTGCTGAGAAATGGTGCGTCCAAGTGGACTCGAACCACCGACCCCCACCATGTCAAGGTGGTGCTCTAACCAACTGAGCTATGGACGCACTGTGTGAAAATTGCTTTGCGAAGTAAATGGTGCGTCCAAGTGGACTCGAACCACCGACCCCCACCATGTCAAGGTGGTGCTCTAACCAACTGAGCTATGGACGCATTCTTTAATATCTTCGCTGACAACGGGGACGAATATTAACGATCCGAACCGACTCTTGCAAGGGGAAAAACACATTTTCTTGTCCGACTGCTCGTATTTAATGCTATCGGACTGAAAACTGTGCATTTCCCCCGTCAAAAAGCCGTTAACGACCGGCGCGTTGCAGGATAAAACTGTCCGGCTGTTTCTGTAACCACAGGATCCGGCATGCCATACCGATGGCTGCGGCGGTTAATCCGATGATAAAACCGATCCAGAACCCGGCAGGGCCCATCGCCGGTACCACCAGATCTGTCAGTCCGAGAATATAACCGGACGGCAGGCCGAGGATCCAGTAAGCCGTAAAGGTGACATAGAAGATGGCGCGCGTGTCTTTATAACCGCGCAGCACACCGGCACCGATTACCTGAACGGAATCCGACAACTGATAAATACCGGCAAACAGCATCAGGCCGGAGGCCATAATCACTACTTCCGGATTGTCGTTATACAGCAGCGCGATAGGCTCACGGAACAGCACAGTAAAGAGCGCCGTCACCGCCGCGATCATCAGCCCGACACCCAGCCCGGTATAGGCGGATACACGCGCTTTCTCCGTGGAACTTTTTCCGAGGTTAAAGCCGATACGGATAGTGGTGGCGATCCCCAGTGAAATCGGGAACATAAACATCAGCGAGCTGAAGTTCAGGGCAATCTGATGTCCGGCCACCGCCGTCACACCTAGTGGCGCAACCAGCAGGGCAACAATGGCAAACAGCGTGACCTCAAAGAACAGCGCCAGAGCGATTGGGAGACCGAGCTGCGTGATCCGTTTCATTACCGCCCAGTCCGGCGGGGTAAAGCGGCTCTTCGGCTGCACATCACGCTGCGAACGGGCATGTTTCACATACCAGCGCATAAACAGGAACATTGCCCAGAATACGGAAGCGGTCGCGACACCACACCCGACACCGCCGAGAGCAGGCGCGCCGAATTTCCCGTAAATAAAGATATAGTTGACCGGGATATTCACCAGCAGGCCGAGAAAACCAATTACCATCCCCGGTTTGGTTTTCGACAGTCCTTCACACTGGCTGCGCAGCACCTGATAAAACAGGTAACCCGGTGCCCCCCACATAATAGCGTGGGTGAATCCGACGGCTTTTTCAGCCAGGACCGGGTCAATATGCGGCATATTTTCAATAATGTAGCGGCTGTTATAGAGCACCGCGATGACCAGGACGGATAAAAATGCCGCCAGCCACATACCCTGGCGGATCTGATTGGCAATCAGCGGACGGCGGCCGGAGCCGTTGAGCTGCGCGACCACCGGGGTCAGCGCCATCAGCAGACCGTGGCCGAACAGGATAGCGGGCAGCCAGATGGAGGTACCGACAGCCACGGCGGACATATCTGTCGCACCGACTCTGCCGGCCATCACAGTGTCAACCACGCCCATCGCTGTCTGTGTAAACTGCGCGATAATAACGGGAATACCAAGAGCCAGCAAAGTACGCGCTTCTTTCAAATACTTCTGCACGTAATACACCTTATTTATTCTGATAAAAGGAGGAGGAAAGACTTTCCGGGATTCGTAACACATTTACCGGATCAGGCGGAAAAATCATTCTAGCGATTAATCAAATACAAGCCAATATAATTAAATGTGCGGGATGTAACGGGAAGGGCTGTTTAATTCTCTGTTTCAGGATAAACTGCATAAAACTATCCGAATACTGACTGGAGATCCGCATGTTTACCGGGATTGTACAAGGCAAAGGCCCCGTCGTCGCCATCGAAGAAAAAGAAAACTTTCGTACTCACACTGTGAAATTCCCGCCTGATATGCTGGCCGGGATAGAAACGGGCGCATCAGTGGCACATAACGGCTGTTGCCTGACAGTCACAAAAATAGACGGGGATTTAATCAGTTTTGATCTGGTTAAGGAAACCTTAAGACTGACCAATCTCGGCAGCATTAAAACCGGGGATGTGGTCAATCTGGAAAGAGCCGCTAAATATGGTGATGAAATCGGCGGGCATATTATGTCCGGCCATATTGTCACCACGGCGGAAATTGCCAAGATTTTTGTCTCTGAAAATAATTATCAGATTTGGCTGCGTATCGAAGATAAAGCCCTGATGAAATATATCCTGCATAAAGGTTTTGTCGGCATTGATGGTATCAGCCTGACTATCGGGGATGTGGTGAATAACCGTTTCTGCGTGCATCTGATTCCGGAAACCCGTGAGCGCACCACGCTGGGTAAAAAACGGCTGGGCGATAAAGTGAATATTGAGCTGGATCCGCAGACACAGGCCATTGTTGATACCACCGAGCGGGTGCTGGCGCAGAAAATGCAGCAGTTGCAGGAAAGCCTGACGCCGCCGGTGCCAATGGAAAAACCGCAGGTCTGATATTATTCAGATAAAAAAATCCGGTACTGATTTTTGTCAGACCGGGTTTTTTATTGCGGATAGTTTATTTTGGAAATGCTATTCAGCGCGGAACGCGTAATCCGCCCTCACAACCCTGCTGGCTCCATAATATCTGCCACAGCTGGATATCACGGGCACGGAATGCACCGGCACAGGCGTTGAGATAATAGGTGAACATCCGCTTAAAGCGCGGTGTGTAATTATTTTCCAGTGACGGCCAGGCTGCCTGAAAACGGGAATGCCACGCCATCAGTGTCCGGTCATAATCAGCCCCGAAATTATGCCAGTCTTCCATTACTAATTTATTTTCACTACTGTCACCGATATTCTGCACAGACGGCAGACAACCGTTCGGGAAAATATATTTTCCGATCCAGGCATCCACATTCACTTTATTGCGGTTTGAACCGATGGTGTGCAGTAAAAATAAGCCGTCCGGTTTCAGATTGCGTTTGACCACATCAAAATAGGTGGCGTAATTTTTCGGCCCGACGTGCTCAAACATCCCGACAGACACAATCCGGTCATATTGCTCATGCAAATCGCGGTAATCTTCCAGGATAATATTTACGTCAAGATCCTTACAACGCGCCTGAGCATATTTTTGCTGCTCAGCGGAAATGGTCACACCGGTCACCGACACACCGAAATGTTTCGCAGCATACGCCGCCAGTCCGCCCCAGCCGCAGCCGATATCCAGCAGTTGCATACCCGGTTTCAGCTGTAATTTTTCACAGATGAGATGCAGTTTCTGTTCCTGCGCCTTCGCCAGATTGGCGGGGTCATCACTGAGACCTTTCCAGTAGCCGCAGGAATACTGCATATACGGGTCGAGCATCAGCTCAAACAGGTCATTACCCAGATCATAATGTTCTTCGCCGACAATCCGCGCCCGTTTTTTGGTTTGCAGATTACGCAGACGAGCCATGGCGATTTTTATAATATCGTTGATATTCTGCGGCAGTTTATTTTCCAGCCCGGCGCGTAACACCCGCTGAAAGAAAATATCTAACCGCTCACAGTCCCACCAGCCATCCATATAGCTTTCACCCAGTCCCATAGAGCCCTGCTGCAAGACCCGTTTAAAGAACTGCTGGTTATGCACCTGAATATCGAAAGGGCGGGAACCATTAATCTCAATGCCGGCTTCGTCTAAAAGATCGGAGGCAATCCGCTGCCAGGAGTCGGCAGGCGTTTTTTGATTTTCGACACAATCAGAACTCATATTATCTCCAATTTTTATCAAAGCGGGATTCTGAGTGCTTTATTTATGACGTTTTGCGCGGGAACAACAGAACCGGTGTAATTGGCCGTCATCGGGTGACAGTCTGCGTATTAACGTGATCGTTAAAACAAAAACAAAGCTCAAAATCCGGATTTAAAACGAATTGTCAGAAAAGTATAGGAGCCTGAAATTAAAATTCAATGACAAAAAAGGCCGTACCTGAGTACGGCCTGTAATTAGGAATATTCTTAATAGGAGGTGCAATCTATTGATTTTGTTCCGCAATAGTCACGGAGGTGCGCGAAGGGCGGCGCTGGATAATATAACCGCCGATGGTCAGTATCACCGTTGCCGCCATCACTGCTGTGGTGGAGAGCAGTGGCTCATGCATCAGGGCAGAAACGAGGAAACTGATCGCGGAGCATAAACCGAGCTGAATGGCATTCTGTAATGCTGCTGCTTTACCGCTGTGTTCCGGGTAAACCGCCAGGGCGTTTGATACCGCAATCGGGTAAGACGCGCCATTCATTGCTGCCATAAAGCAGAACGGGATCAGGATCGCCACCAGTGACGGGTTACCGAATTTTGCCATAGCATACAAGCCCACCATACTGACGGCGTAACCGGCCAGCAGGAACGGTAATAATGTTTTGCCGTTAATCCGCGACAACAGGGCACGGCAGCCGTAGCCCCCGACCATAAAGGCGATAGTCTGCGGAATGTAGCTCAGACCGATATCATTCGGGTTATAACCCATATCGCGCAGAATAAACGGCGAACCGGTCAGCCAGGCAAAGAAACCGGCGCTGCACGCGGCATAAATCAGCACGTTACCGCTGTAAACCGGGGATTTCAGCAGACGGAAGAAGGAAATTTTCTGTTTTTCCGTTTTGACCGCATCCGGCGCGATATGATGCTTTTCTTTCAGCATCAGGGTCGGGATCAGCACCAGCAGGGTGATACCGCCGAGCACGAGGAAAATTTCATGCCAGCCGCCGTGGTTGAGCAGCCATGCGCCCAGTAACGGTGCCAGAGCCGGAGAGAGTGCCACCAGCGGCATAATTGCGGCAAAAACACGCTGCGCACGGTGATCGTCATAACGGTCGATAACCAGCGCCTGCCAGGTGACAGCGGCAGAGCAGACACTGACGGCCTGTACAAAACGCAGTAATAATAACTGGGCAGGGGTGGAAACCCAGACCATGGCCAGACAGCTCAGGGCAAACAGGCTCAGGCCCATCAGCAGAACCGGCTTACGGCCGATTTTATCGGAGAGCGGTCCCCATAACAGCTGACCGATGGCAAAACCGACCAGGAAGATACTCAGACTGGCGCTGATTGCGCTGGCTGTGGAGTTCAGAGAGTCCTGCATCATACCGAATGCAGGCAGATACATATCAATCGCGAGATAACCCAGCATGCTGAGTCCGGCGAGATAAAAGAGAAAGCCGCGGGAAGGCGATTTATTGACAGTCACAGAGAAATACCTGAATGTTAAATAAGTGTAATGCGTGAGTTAGTATTTTAACTATTCGAGTTTTCCCTTGTAAAACGTTATTATTTGCACACTGCTGTGAAATTTTTTGAAAGGAAGGATTATGTGGTCAGAATATACGCTGGATGTGGTGGATGCTGTGGCGCGGACAGGCAGTTTCAGTGCGGCGGCAGAGGAACTGCACCGGGTGCCTTCTGCCATCAGCTACAGTGTCCGCCAGCTGGAAGAGTGGCTGGCGGTTCCGCTGTTTGAACGGCGTCACCGCGATGTTGAACTGACACCTGCCGGGGCGTTGTTTGTCAAAGAAGCGCGTGATGTCATCAAAAAAATGAAATCCACACGTCACCAGTGCCAGATGATTGCCAACGGCTGGCGCGGACAATTCAGCATCGCCGTTGACTGTATCGTAAAACCGGAACGGATAACGCGACTTCTGCTGGATTTTTATCATCATTTCCCGGATATCGAGTTGTATATTTATCCGGAAGTGTTTAACGGGGTGTGGGATGCGCTGGTGGACAGACGGGTGGACGTGGCAATCGGTGCGACACGCGCATCTCCTATCGGTGAGCGCTACAATTTCCGCGATATGGGCTTTATGCCGTGGCGTGCGGTAGTCAGTCCGGATCATCCGCTGGCCTCTGCCGGTCATGTCCTGACCAATGAGGAGATGGTGCCGTACCCGAGTTTGTGTCTGGAAGATACCTCACGTTCTCTGCCGAAACGCGATACGTGGGCACTGGATAATCAGCGCCGCCTGGTGGTGCCGGACTGGGATCGCGGAATTGCCTGTGTGGAATCGGGATTGTGTGTGGCAATGATGCCGGCGCACCGCGCCGATCCGCTGATTAAAGCGGGGCGGCTGGCAGCACTGAAGATAGAGCAGCCATTGCCGGACAGCCCGTGCTGTATCACCTGGGTGGATAAAGACACCTCTCCGGCACTGAGCTGGCTGCTCGATTATCTCGGGGACAGCAACACGCTCAATGCCGAATGGCTGCGCTGATCCTCAGCGGCGGTAATCGATAAACGGACCATCCGCTACAGAGCGGCGTTCCACCAGGCGCGGATGCACCTCAATGGTCTGCGCATCTTCGCGTTTGTTGACGATGCGGTCGAGCAGCATGGTCAGTGCCATTTGTCCCAGCCGCTCTTTCGGCTGGTGGATGGTGGTCAGGGCAGGGGTAAAGTAACGGGCGTTACGGATATTGTCATACCCGATCACAGAAATATCCTGCGGCACGCGCAGACCCATTTCATCAGCCGCGCAAATTGCGCCCATCGCCATAGCATCACCGCCGCAGAATACCGCTGTCGGGCGCTGTTTGCCGGATAAAATCTGTGTCATGGCCTGATAACCGGAATCCGGTTCAAAATCGCCCTGGACAATCCATTCATCGCGCACCGTAATACCTGCTTCTTTCATGGCTTTGCGGAATCCTTCCAGACGGTTGCCGCCGGTGTTCCGCTCAAGCGGCCCCGGAATAACCGCGATATCACGGTGTCCGCGTTCAATCAGATAACGGCCGGCGAGATAACCGCCGTGCAGGGCGTTATCAATGATCGCATCGGTGAAATCCCCGCGCGCTTTGCCCCAGTCCATCACCACCATCGGGATATTGCGGTAGCCTTCCAGCATGGCAATCAGCTGATCCGGGTACTCTGAACACATCACCAGCAGACCATCGACACGTTTCTGTGCCAGCATCGCCAGGTAGGCTTTCTGTTTGTCAGGATTATTGTGAGAGTTGCACAGCACCAGGGTATACCCTTTGCTGTAGCAGCTGTTTTCCACCGCCTCAATCACTTCCGCAAAATACGGCGCTTCACTGGAGGTGGCCAGCAGCCCGATGGACTTGGTGTTATTGACTTTCAGACTGCGCGCCACGGCGCTCGGTGAATAGTGCAGTTCTTTGATAGCAGCCCAGACAGCCGCCTTCGTTTCTTCCGCAACGAAACGGGTATTATTAATGACATGGGAGACGGTTGTGGTGGAGACGCCCGAGCGCTTAGCCACATCTTTAATCGTTGCCATGATGAAAACAACTCCTGACCTGCCGGTCTGTATTTTATTATTCGGTTAATCGATTGCTATTATAGTGCCATTATGCGGTAACAATAGAAAAATTTCTGTAAAAACAGGCATTGTTGTCTGATCCGGGTCAAAAGTAAAAAATATTACCTGTGCTATGGTTATTGATATGGTCAGCTATTCGGGTTTTCCGGTCAGACCATCCGTTTTAATTAATTTGATGATTCAGGATGTCAGGTAATCATCATCAGGTCACTAAGCAGCTATTTTGGAGATAAGAATGGATACAGATCTGAAATATGGTTTGTCAACCGCGGTTGCAGCACTGGTTATGATCGTATTATTTGCAACAATGCTTTTCTGATTCACCCCTTACAGTACAAAAGGGCGGAAAATTCCGCCCTTTTTTGATCAACTGTATTGTGTTACCGGATAATGTGTTTCCGGATTACGCCAGGTTTTCTTCCGCAAATTTCCAGTTCACTAATGCCCAGAAGTTTTCCAGGTATTTAGGACGGGCATTACGGTAGTCGATATAATAAGCGTGTTCCCAGACATCAACGGTTAAGATTGGTTTGTCGTTACCGCTGACCGGGGTTGCCGCGTTAGAGGTATTGACGATAGCCAGGCTGCCGTCTGCTTTTTTCACCAGCCATGTCCAGCCGGAACCGAAGTTTTTCACTGCGGAATCGGTAAACTGCTGTTTGAATTCGGCAAATGAACCGAACGCTTTGTTAATCACGTCAGCAATTTTACCGGTTGGTTCGCCACCGGCATTTGGTGCCAGGCAGTGCCAGTAGAACGTGTGGTTCCAGACCTGAGCAGCGTTATTGAAGATACCGGCATCAGAGGTTTTGATAATCTCTTCCAGTGATTTACCTTCAAATGCGGTGCCTTTGATCAGGTTATTCAGATTAACCACATAGGTGTTGTGGTGTTTGCCGTAGTGGTATTCCAGTGTTTCTTCAGAAATATAGGGCGCTAATGCATTTTTTGCATAAGGCAGTGCAGGTAATTCAAACGACATTGCATTCTCCTTGTTAAGGTTAAATCAGTAACCTCGTCACAGACGGGTTACTGTTATTATTCTGCGAATTATCTTAACAAGTTTTGTCATAAAAAACAGCGTGAAATACCGGGGTGATGTTATTCACATGGTGAAAGACAAAATCGCCCACAAAATGATATCCGTCACAATAAAGGCGATAAGCAGGGTGTACAGCTTATGGCGGCAGATCCAGTTATAATAGCGTTTCATTCTGTCTTCCCCGTATGACTGCGGAATCTTAAATATAACGGGTTTACCGGCTGAAATCCGCGCAAATTTAACAATTTTACAGAAAGCGTGACAACGACCGCCGTTTGTCAACCGGCCGCAGACCCTTTACAATCTCCGCTATGACAAAAGTACAAGAATGATCACGATGCTGGCAGACTATATTTCCCGCGCGATACAAAACCATACTGATTGCAATGTTATTTGTGACCATTATCAGAAAGATGAGCTCTCTGAAGTGATCCGGCGTGTCCGCAAATGGCAGTTCCGCGATGGTATTGAGCTGATGTGCAGTGAAGAGATAGAAACTATCGTGCAGACCGGTGACGAACAGTGCCCGGAACAGTGGATTGTCTGGACGGTCACGGGGGATAAAGCGAAAACAATTTCTCCGCGGCACAAAGAATTTTTCAGTCTGTGCCAGCAGGGTTACTGGCTGAAAATGCAGCTGGCCTGACGTGCCGGATACAATCCTGAAAATTACCGGTATAATTACCTGCAATATTAAACTGATTCAGAAAAGACAATGACAAAACTCACATTACAAGAGCAGATGCTGAAAGCCGGACTGGTGACCAGCAAAAAAATGGATAAAGTCCGCAGAACAGCAAAAAAATCACGCGTTCAGGCCCGTGAGGCCAGAGAAGCGGTGGAAGAGAATAAAAAAGCGCAGCTTGAGCGTGATAAACAGCTGAGTGAGCAGCAAAAACAGGCTGTTTTATCCAGAGAATATAAAGCTCAGGTGAAGCAGCTGATTGAAATGAACCGGATCATTATTTCAAAAGGCAGCATTGATTTTAATTTCACTGACAACAACGTGATTAAAAGCATTGCCGTGGACAAAACCACACAGTCTCAGCTGATCAGCGGCCGTCTGGCGATAGCCCGGTTAAGCACGGAAAACAGCAGTGTGAGTGAATATGCCATTATCCCGGCGGTTGTTGCAGATAAAATCACACAGCGTGATGCGGAAAGCATTGTGTTAAATAATGCGCTGGCGCAGGACGAAGCGGATGAAGACGATCCGTATGCTGATTTTAAAATCCCGGATGATTTGATGTGGTGATCCGCATCTGCCTGCTTCCCTGTTCAGAACGGACAGGGACTGCGGGCATTAACCGGTTCGCCGCTGACCGGATGCACAAAATCCAGTTCCCCGGCGTGCAGCATCAGCCGCGGAATATTTCCGGTGCCCGGCAATAGTTTCCCGCCATAGAGATCACACCCTAAAATCGGATGGCCCAGATACTGACAATGAATGCGGAGCTGATGCGTGCGGCCGGTTTCCGGTGTCAGTGCCACCCTGGTGACCGGCAGAGAGAGCCCGTCCTCAGTTTCATAATAAAAGCGCTCAGTCACCTGATAATGTGAACGGGCCGGTTTCCCCCGGACAGCACATATCGTCATGCGCGGAAACAACGCCGGATCTTTGGTAATCGCCGCATCAATTATTCCTTCATTCTCATTCAGATGCCCGCACAGCAGGGCACTGTAGCCTTTCTCCACAGTCCGTTCACTGAACTGACGGCAAAGCGCGGCATTAATGGCTTTGTTACGGGCTACCAGCAGCAGCCCGGATGTGCCGAAATCCAGCCGGTGTACCAGTGTGCAGCCGGGAAACAGCTGTACCAGCCGGTAATGCACGGAATCCAGATTCTGCGGATTCTTTCCCGACAGACTGAGCAGCCCTGCAGGTTTGTTAATCAGCAGCAGGTGCTCATCCTGATAAAGAATGTCAATCTGCTCCGGGCACGGCGGGGCGATAAAGGTATCGGTAATGTCAGACATCGGGTTATCCGGGTAAAAAGCGGAAGGGGATGATAACCAATTTTCAGTACAGTGGCGAATCATGTTGTCCGGTTATCCTATTGCGTAATTTTGCGGAATGATCAACGCTTACCATTAGTATTAATACGCAGAGGTTGTGTTATGCGCAGATTTACACAGGTATGCAATGCTGTATTGGTTATCACCGGACTTTTAGCGGTGCCGCTTTCATCTTATGCTGACCCGGGAAACGGCAAAGGGCATGGCAATCCTCACGGACAGTCCAAAAAACAAGGACATAAAGGCAACGGAAAAGAGAGCAGGGAGTTTGCGGATTCCGGCAACGGGATATCGCTGACACTGACTTACGGAGATGCGCGGAGAATTGCACTGGGAAGCGGATTGACCGGATACAGTGCGTTGCCGCCGGGAATAGCCAAAAATCTGGCCAGAGGGAAACCACTGCCGCCGGGTATTGCAAAGAAAGCGGTTCCTGCCTCTATGCTTGAGCAATTACCACATTATCCGGGATATGAATGGCGTATCGCCGGTAACGATTTAGTACTTATTGCGGTGAGTACCGCAATTGTCACATCAATTATTAATAATGTTTTTGATTAAGATATTAGCTTTATAGTTATAACGCCCCATAATGATGCGGGGCGTTATTTATATATGTTTATCTCATGCCGGACGGGTAAAGGCCAGCAGGGCGCCGACCAGCATAAATAATGATCCGAACACTTTATTCATGGCGCGGGTCTGTGCCGGGCTCTTGATAAACACCGCGATTTGCCGTGCCAGTACGGCATACCCTGTCATGACAATAATATCAGCGGCAACGGTGGTGACGCCCAGAATCAGATACTGCATCAGTTGGGGCTGGTGCGGCATAATAAACTGCGGAAACAGCGCCGCGAGAAAAACAATGCTTTTGGGGTTCGAGATATTCACCAGTACGCCATTCTGATACAGCTTTTTGCGTGACAGCGTTGCCGCCTGTGCACTCAGCTCAATAGTTCCCGCTGCCCGCCACTGGCGGATCCCCAGCCAGATAAGATAGGCCGCTCCTGCCCATTTCAGTATTTCAAAAGCAAGAACCGATTGTGACAACAATGTCCCCAGCCCGACACCGACCAGGATAATCAGCATCATCAGGCCGGTCTGCAACCCGGCAATGGCCGCAATCGCGCCCCGGTAGCCGTGATTGACGGACGTCGTCATGCTGTTAATGGCACCTGCGCCGGGAGACAGACTGACAATTACGGATGTCATCAGATAGGCAAACCACCACTCAAAGGTCATTTTCAGCTCATCAGATTGTTAACAGGATATAAAGTGCGGATTATGGCATCATTGCGTAAGATAAAAAATGACGGAGGTCTTGTTTATCAGAGGAAAATACCGTAACTAACAGATGTAATGATCGGTTTTGACCGGGGGTGTTTTCAGCTGAAAATACACCGGATTGATCTCTCTGCCCGATTTTAACAGTATGTTAAAACCAATATCGCTTTGCAGTGAAAAGTGGTATTCTGCGGGTAAGTTAACACCGGTACTAACCGATCTGAAGTGAAGGACGTTTTACATGACGACGACTATTGAAAAAATCGAACGCCAGATTAAAGAAAACCCGATTCTGCTGTATATGAAGGGCTCTCCGAAGCTGCCGAGCTGCGGTTTTTCCGCGCAGGCTGTGCAGGCGCTGGCTGCCTGTGAAGAGCGTTTTGCTTATGTGGATATTCTGCAGAATCCGGATATCCGTGCTGAATTACCAAAATACGCTAACTGGCCGACGTTCCCGCAACTGTGGGTTGACGGTGAGCTGGTCGGCGGCTGTGATATCATTATGGAAATGTTCCAGCGCGGTGAATTACAGCCACTG is a genomic window containing:
- a CDS encoding MATE family efflux transporter translates to MQKYLKEARTLLALGIPVIIAQFTQTAMGVVDTVMAGRVGATDMSAVAVGTSIWLPAILFGHGLLMALTPVVAQLNGSGRRPLIANQIRQGMWLAAFLSVLVIAVLYNSRYIIENMPHIDPVLAEKAVGFTHAIMWGAPGYLFYQVLRSQCEGLSKTKPGMVIGFLGLLVNIPVNYIFIYGKFGAPALGGVGCGVATASVFWAMFLFMRWYVKHARSQRDVQPKSRFTPPDWAVMKRITQLGLPIALALFFEVTLFAIVALLVAPLGVTAVAGHQIALNFSSLMFMFPISLGIATTIRIGFNLGKSSTEKARVSAYTGLGVGLMIAAVTALFTVLFREPIALLYNDNPEVVIMASGLMLFAGIYQLSDSVQVIGAGVLRGYKDTRAIFYVTFTAYWILGLPSGYILGLTDLVVPAMGPAGFWIGFIIGLTAAAIGMACRILWLQKQPDSFILQRAGR
- a CDS encoding riboflavin synthase subunit alpha; amino-acid sequence: MFTGIVQGKGPVVAIEEKENFRTHTVKFPPDMLAGIETGASVAHNGCCLTVTKIDGDLISFDLVKETLRLTNLGSIKTGDVVNLERAAKYGDEIGGHIMSGHIVTTAEIAKIFVSENNYQIWLRIEDKALMKYILHKGFVGIDGISLTIGDVVNNRFCVHLIPETRERTTLGKKRLGDKVNIELDPQTQAIVDTTERVLAQKMQQLQESLTPPVPMEKPQV
- the cfa gene encoding cyclopropane fatty acyl phospholipid synthase yields the protein MSSDCVENQKTPADSWQRIASDLLDEAGIEINGSRPFDIQVHNQQFFKRVLQQGSMGLGESYMDGWWDCERLDIFFQRVLRAGLENKLPQNINDIIKIAMARLRNLQTKKRARIVGEEHYDLGNDLFELMLDPYMQYSCGYWKGLSDDPANLAKAQEQKLHLICEKLQLKPGMQLLDIGCGWGGLAAYAAKHFGVSVTGVTISAEQQKYAQARCKDLDVNIILEDYRDLHEQYDRIVSVGMFEHVGPKNYATYFDVVKRNLKPDGLFLLHTIGSNRNKVNVDAWIGKYIFPNGCLPSVQNIGDSSENKLVMEDWHNFGADYDRTLMAWHSRFQAAWPSLENNYTPRFKRMFTYYLNACAGAFRARDIQLWQILWSQQGCEGGLRVPR
- the punC gene encoding purine nucleoside transporter PunC, whose protein sequence is MLGYLAIDMYLPAFGMMQDSLNSTASAISASLSIFLVGFAIGQLLWGPLSDKIGRKPVLLMGLSLFALSCLAMVWVSTPAQLLLLRFVQAVSVCSAAVTWQALVIDRYDDHRAQRVFAAIMPLVALSPALAPLLGAWLLNHGGWHEIFLVLGGITLLVLIPTLMLKEKHHIAPDAVKTEKQKISFFRLLKSPVYSGNVLIYAACSAGFFAWLTGSPFILRDMGYNPNDIGLSYIPQTIAFMVGGYGCRALLSRINGKTLLPFLLAGYAVSMVGLYAMAKFGNPSLVAILIPFCFMAAMNGASYPIAVSNALAVYPEHSGKAAALQNAIQLGLCSAISFLVSALMHEPLLSTTAVMAATVILTIGGYIIQRRPSRTSVTIAEQNQ
- the punR gene encoding DNA-binding transcriptional activator PunR: MWSEYTLDVVDAVARTGSFSAAAEELHRVPSAISYSVRQLEEWLAVPLFERRHRDVELTPAGALFVKEARDVIKKMKSTRHQCQMIANGWRGQFSIAVDCIVKPERITRLLLDFYHHFPDIELYIYPEVFNGVWDALVDRRVDVAIGATRASPIGERYNFRDMGFMPWRAVVSPDHPLASAGHVLTNEEMVPYPSLCLEDTSRSLPKRDTWALDNQRRLVVPDWDRGIACVESGLCVAMMPAHRADPLIKAGRLAALKIEQPLPDSPCCITWVDKDTSPALSWLLDYLGDSNTLNAEWLR
- the purR gene encoding HTH-type transcriptional repressor PurR, with amino-acid sequence MATIKDVAKRSGVSTTTVSHVINNTRFVAEETKAAVWAAIKELHYSPSAVARSLKVNNTKSIGLLATSSEAPYFAEVIEAVENSCYSKGYTLVLCNSHNNPDKQKAYLAMLAQKRVDGLLVMCSEYPDQLIAMLEGYRNIPMVVMDWGKARGDFTDAIIDNALHGGYLAGRYLIERGHRDIAVIPGPLERNTGGNRLEGFRKAMKEAGITVRDEWIVQGDFEPDSGYQAMTQILSGKQRPTAVFCGGDAMAMGAICAADEMGLRVPQDISVIGYDNIRNARYFTPALTTIHQPKERLGQMALTMLLDRIVNKREDAQTIEVHPRLVERRSVADGPFIDYRR
- a CDS encoding YnhF family membrane protein, which encodes MDTDLKYGLSTAVAALVMIVLFATMLF
- the sodB gene encoding superoxide dismutase [Fe] yields the protein MSFELPALPYAKNALAPYISEETLEYHYGKHHNTYVVNLNNLIKGTAFEGKSLEEIIKTSDAGIFNNAAQVWNHTFYWHCLAPNAGGEPTGKIADVINKAFGSFAEFKQQFTDSAVKNFGSGWTWLVKKADGSLAIVNTSNAATPVSGNDKPILTVDVWEHAYYIDYRNARPKYLENFWALVNWKFAEENLA
- a CDS encoding DUF2058 domain-containing protein, giving the protein MTKLTLQEQMLKAGLVTSKKMDKVRRTAKKSRVQAREAREAVEENKKAQLERDKQLSEQQKQAVLSREYKAQVKQLIEMNRIIISKGSIDFNFTDNNVIKSIAVDKTTQSQLISGRLAIARLSTENSSVSEYAIIPAVVADKITQRDAESIVLNNALAQDEADEDDPYADFKIPDDLMW